A single window of Methanoregula sp. DNA harbors:
- the tmk gene encoding dTMP kinase, with protein MLITLEGIDGTGKSTLHAALAGLLADINPVFTREPSATWVGDSVRRAIAEQADPVTEALLFVADHAAHLATIIRPAIRDGRVVISDRYTDSRYAYQSVTLEDIIPEPLAWLQSLHNGWTIVPDRTFLLVIPVDRAFERLASKTGREHFERIEILEKVQKNYLDLARNDPSRFVIIDATKEKEEISRFVAGTIRQVFQLSQSRRQR; from the coding sequence GTGCTGATCACCCTCGAAGGCATCGACGGTACTGGAAAGAGCACCCTTCATGCAGCGCTTGCTGGTCTGCTGGCTGACATTAATCCCGTCTTTACCAGAGAACCAAGCGCAACATGGGTGGGGGATTCGGTGAGGAGGGCAATCGCCGAACAGGCGGACCCGGTAACCGAAGCCCTTCTCTTTGTGGCCGACCACGCGGCACACCTTGCCACGATTATCCGTCCTGCAATTAGAGATGGCAGGGTCGTGATCTCGGACAGGTATACCGACAGCCGCTACGCTTACCAGTCAGTAACCTTAGAGGATATCATTCCAGAACCACTGGCATGGCTCCAGTCGTTACATAATGGCTGGACGATCGTACCTGACAGGACATTCCTTCTTGTCATACCTGTAGACAGAGCGTTTGAACGGCTCGCGTCAAAGACCGGGCGGGAGCACTTTGAACGAATAGAGATCCTTGAAAAGGTCCAGAAAAATTATCTTGATCTTGCCCGCAATGATCCGTCGCGATTTGTAATTATCGATGCGACGAAAGAAAAAGAAGAGATCTCCCGGTTTGTTGCCGGTACAATCAGGCAGGTTTTCCAATTGTCACAATCACGCCGCCAACGCTGA
- the ablA gene encoding lysine 2,3-aminomutase — translation MAGKTKAHKTAEKTSKSWDESLSLKYLGGQVKNTVKDIVSVLKSHHKGVEKPKEPLIFRKTFESEGIPEFWKDWRWQVRHAIRDIDTVEQVLGIRFNREEREQLQKTIDKFPLNITPYYLSLIDVNDYVNDPIFKQAFPSPKELIIEHYELSDPLAEDKDSPCSCITHRYPDRVLFLVSNTCAMYCRHCTRKRKVGDVDSIPDREEIKKGIEYIRNTPQIRDVLLSGGDPFMLGDDYLDWILTELRDIPHIEVIRIGSRVPVTLPFRVTDDLVAVLKKHHPIWVNMQFNHPKEMTESAQIAVAKLADAGIPLGNQSVLLAGINDCPRIMKALVHQLVKNRIRPYYLYQCDLSEGISHFRTPVSKGIEIMENLVGHTSGFAVPRYVLDAPGGGGKIPIFPNYLLTWSVHKVVLRNYEGMICTYQEPADYDRIFCNGDCAGCKLQLNIDRADESKVVGVAKLLADYDQTTTLVPEKTDRIGRRQDNGE, via the coding sequence ATGGCAGGAAAAACCAAGGCCCATAAGACAGCAGAGAAAACTTCCAAATCATGGGATGAATCGCTTTCATTGAAGTACCTTGGTGGACAGGTAAAAAATACTGTCAAAGACATTGTATCAGTATTAAAGAGCCATCACAAGGGAGTAGAGAAACCCAAAGAACCTTTGATCTTCAGAAAAACCTTTGAGTCCGAAGGAATTCCCGAGTTCTGGAAAGACTGGCGATGGCAGGTCCGGCATGCGATACGGGATATCGATACAGTCGAACAGGTGCTGGGCATCCGTTTTAATCGGGAGGAACGGGAACAGCTACAGAAAACAATTGATAAATTTCCATTAAATATCACTCCCTATTATCTCTCTCTCATTGACGTGAATGATTATGTAAACGACCCGATTTTCAAACAGGCATTCCCATCTCCCAAGGAACTGATCATCGAGCACTACGAACTTTCTGATCCGCTTGCAGAAGACAAGGACAGCCCTTGCTCCTGTATCACCCACCGGTACCCTGACAGGGTATTGTTCCTTGTCAGCAACACATGCGCAATGTACTGCCGGCACTGCACGCGGAAACGCAAGGTCGGCGACGTGGATTCGATCCCTGACCGGGAAGAGATCAAAAAGGGTATCGAATATATCCGGAACACACCGCAGATCCGCGACGTTCTCTTATCCGGTGGAGACCCGTTTATGCTGGGTGATGATTACCTTGACTGGATCTTAACTGAGCTCCGCGACATCCCGCATATCGAAGTCATACGGATCGGATCGCGGGTGCCGGTCACGCTCCCGTTCCGGGTCACCGATGATCTCGTTGCTGTACTGAAAAAACACCATCCGATCTGGGTGAACATGCAGTTCAACCACCCCAAAGAGATGACCGAATCTGCACAGATCGCAGTCGCAAAACTTGCCGATGCCGGCATCCCGCTTGGCAACCAGTCTGTTCTCCTTGCCGGGATCAATGACTGTCCCCGGATCATGAAAGCGCTCGTGCACCAGCTCGTAAAAAACCGCATCCGGCCATATTACCTGTACCAGTGCGACCTGTCCGAAGGTATCAGCCATTTCCGTACCCCGGTATCAAAAGGGATTGAGATCATGGAGAACCTGGTAGGACATACCAGCGGCTTTGCCGTGCCACGGTATGTGCTCGATGCACCGGGCGGGGGTGGCAAGATCCCTATATTCCCCAATTACCTGCTGACATGGTCGGTGCACAAGGTCGTGCTGCGCAATTACGAGGGGATGATCTGCACTTACCAGGAGCCGGCGGACTATGACCGCATTTTCTGCAATGGTGATTGTGCCGGGTGCAAGCTGCAGCTGAACATCGATCGGGCAGATGAGTCAAAAGTCGTCGGTGTCGCCAAACTGCTTGCCGATTACGATCAGACGACGACACTCGTACCGGAAAAAACTGACCGTATAGGGAGGAGACAGGATAATGGCGAGTGA
- a CDS encoding TIGR00297 family protein: protein MERRHGLLLAAVLAFFTILIAPVLQPAWLMGLIVIFYSLVLFRFFETKYISFAFIVLAALYGLGLLPLFYFACTLAILVIGEIVFGTGADDLNTYLYYIISTSWAAVLVMVYLNRMVPLTIIFGIISAVLLKVILLKYEDSLVIEGVGIAMTMYLIDELNYKADLQMVVIAVIVAFMFGYFAFRFKTADLSGLFSAALVGIILIVFADARWFLIMLAFFIFGSFATKYKYSYKRKLGIEQGQGGARGYRNVFANGIAASAAAVLYGVFVRPEFIVLYVGCVATATADTLASEIGVTGGTPYMITTFKKVPIGTNGGITLTGELVSLLGGLAISLVALSLNVITPGMAAVCTVAGFVGTNIDSLVGATLENRGYVGNAGTNLLATIGGGIVAVGLYLLV, encoded by the coding sequence ATGGAACGTCGTCACGGATTGCTGCTTGCCGCGGTGCTTGCATTTTTTACGATTCTGATCGCACCGGTCCTGCAACCCGCATGGCTTATGGGACTCATCGTTATTTTTTACTCTCTTGTCCTTTTCCGGTTCTTTGAAACAAAATATATCAGTTTCGCCTTTATTGTTCTGGCCGCTCTCTATGGTCTGGGGCTCCTCCCATTATTCTATTTTGCATGCACGCTTGCGATTCTCGTCATAGGAGAAATTGTCTTCGGAACAGGTGCTGATGACCTGAATACCTACCTTTACTATATCATCTCCACTTCATGGGCAGCCGTCCTCGTCATGGTGTATCTCAACCGGATGGTGCCTCTCACCATCATTTTTGGGATTATATCAGCTGTGCTTCTCAAGGTGATCCTGCTCAAATACGAGGACTCCTTAGTTATCGAAGGCGTTGGGATCGCCATGACCATGTACCTGATCGATGAGCTGAATTACAAGGCGGATCTGCAGATGGTGGTCATTGCTGTCATTGTTGCGTTCATGTTTGGCTATTTTGCATTCAGGTTCAAAACCGCTGACCTTTCAGGGTTGTTTTCTGCAGCACTCGTTGGAATCATCCTGATCGTCTTTGCAGATGCAAGATGGTTTTTAATCATGCTCGCGTTTTTCATCTTTGGATCGTTTGCGACGAAGTATAAGTACAGCTACAAGAGGAAACTGGGCATCGAGCAGGGGCAGGGGGGAGCACGCGGGTACCGGAATGTCTTTGCCAACGGGATCGCCGCCTCAGCTGCAGCTGTTCTTTATGGAGTCTTTGTCCGACCCGAGTTCATTGTGCTTTATGTCGGGTGTGTTGCAACGGCAACAGCAGATACCCTTGCCAGCGAGATCGGGGTTACCGGCGGGACACCGTATATGATCACGACATTTAAGAAAGTCCCGATCGGGACCAACGGGGGAATAACGCTGACCGGAGAGCTCGTTTCCCTTCTCGGGGGCCTTGCCATCAGCCTTGTCGCGCTGTCCCTGAACGTGATCACGCCCGGGATGGCCGCTGTATGCACAGTCGCCGGCTTTGTGGGCACCAACATTGACAGCCTTGTTGGAGCAACACTGGAGAACCGGGGCTATGTTGGCAACGCAGGAACAAACCTGCTCGCAACAATCGGTGGCGGGATTGTTGCCGTGGGATTGTATCTTCTCGTATAG
- the ablB gene encoding putative beta-lysine N-acetyltransferase: MASDVIQQIGKSRVQHGHFNNRVYVIRLSQDDIPDIIRSLDELVRKEGYTKIFVKVPESSMPVFTAAGYVVEATVPFFYHGHDTAVFMAKYFDPGRNRVADSKEVAEVLSAAFGYAQAGYTPRLPEGLSLVYAHAGDAKEIAALYRTVFETYPFPISDPEFISKNMKEDVRYFCVRRSKRIVAVASCEVSTDALNAEMTDFATDPQFQGKGLAGNLLHAMETDVKKDDIRLAYTIARAISYPINMTFARAGYQYAGVLPNNTNISGAMESMNVWYKRL; encoded by the coding sequence ATGGCGAGTGATGTTATCCAGCAGATTGGAAAAAGCAGGGTACAGCACGGGCATTTTAACAACCGCGTGTATGTAATCAGGCTGTCTCAGGACGATATTCCTGATATTATCCGGTCGTTGGATGAACTTGTGCGAAAAGAAGGCTATACCAAAATCTTTGTGAAAGTGCCGGAATCATCGATGCCGGTTTTTACCGCTGCCGGGTATGTTGTCGAAGCGACTGTCCCGTTCTTTTATCATGGACACGACACCGCTGTTTTCATGGCGAAATACTTTGATCCCGGGCGAAACCGTGTGGCAGATTCCAAAGAGGTAGCAGAAGTCTTATCAGCAGCGTTTGGTTATGCACAGGCAGGATACACACCCAGGCTGCCGGAGGGATTGTCGCTGGTGTACGCCCATGCCGGAGACGCAAAAGAGATCGCAGCACTCTATCGTACAGTGTTTGAGACATACCCCTTCCCCATATCTGACCCGGAATTTATCTCAAAAAACATGAAAGAAGATGTCCGGTATTTCTGCGTCCGTCGATCGAAAAGGATCGTGGCTGTGGCATCATGTGAGGTCAGTACCGATGCTCTTAATGCCGAGATGACAGATTTTGCTACAGATCCCCAGTTCCAGGGAAAAGGACTGGCCGGCAACCTGCTCCATGCCATGGAAACAGATGTGAAAAAAGATGATATCCGGCTCGCTTACACGATTGCCCGGGCAATATCGTACCCGATCAATATGACATTTGCCCGGGCCGGTTACCAGTATGCCGGGGTGCTTCCCAACAACACCAACATCAGCGGGGCGATGGAGAGCATGAATGTCTGGTATAAGAGACTTTAG
- a CDS encoding valine--tRNA ligase, protein MAPSDQLPKTYEFAEVEERWRNTWRDEDSYFDRKSAKPRFVIDTPPPYPTGNFHIGNALNWCYIDFLARYKRMKGFNVMFPQGWDCHGLPTEVKVEEVNKITKNDVSREQFRKMCRDLTINNIEQMRRTLRRMAFSVDWSNEYITMRPEYFKKTQLSFLRMLKSGYIYQSEHPVNFCTRCETAIAFAEVSYDERSTLLNYFDFDGVEIATTRPELLAACVAVAVHPDDERYRNLEGKTKKVPIFGHAVPVIRDEVVDPAFGSGAVMICTFGDKQDVHWWKQHNLPLRKAIDRRGTMTSLAQGFEGMTVAECRKAILADMKEKKILRKQEDLPQRVGACWRCKTPIEILSERQWFVRIKPDEILAAAHQIHWYPEHMLRRMENWVEKMEWDWCISRQRIFATPIPVWFCKKCGEMEIPDEKDLPVDPTLTKPEHPCTKCGSNEFLAEEDVLDTWMDSSISVLNVTGWDGSRKPSIFPAQIRPQGHDIIRTWAFYTILRAVALTGERPWDQILINGMVLGEDGFKMSKSRGNIIVPEEILGKYGADSLRQWGAMGAATGSDIMFNWNDVVAASRFQTKMWNIARFVLIQLEKEGVDQDVTVTALADRWLLTKLSDTVGKVTGAMEQYQFDTALKAIREFAWDILADNYIELVKGRLYAKNESRKSACLVLHTAFDALLRMLAPFTPYFAEECFSYLDKGSVHKEPWVAFTYDDVQARTEGDTLVKIVAEVRKFKHDNGLALNAPLGKVTIYAPHTVNDGGDTARTLNADVHWRTDTAKLDREITDIEFNRSVVGPIFRKQAQTFMNAIRALDPDQLEPPPATIELDGAEVRVPPGSFTTKFSYMEEGARVDVLSVGGVIVTIGKPA, encoded by the coding sequence ATGGCACCATCCGATCAACTTCCAAAAACCTATGAATTTGCCGAGGTGGAGGAGCGGTGGCGGAATACATGGCGGGACGAGGATTCCTATTTTGACCGGAAATCAGCAAAACCCCGGTTCGTCATCGATACGCCCCCACCATACCCTACGGGAAATTTCCATATCGGCAACGCGCTGAACTGGTGTTATATCGACTTTTTAGCAAGATACAAACGGATGAAAGGCTTCAATGTCATGTTCCCGCAGGGCTGGGACTGCCACGGGCTTCCGACCGAAGTCAAAGTCGAAGAGGTCAATAAGATCACAAAAAATGATGTTTCGCGCGAGCAGTTCAGGAAGATGTGCCGGGACTTAACGATCAATAACATCGAACAGATGCGCCGGACATTACGACGGATGGCATTCTCCGTTGACTGGAGCAACGAGTATATCACGATGCGTCCGGAATATTTTAAAAAGACGCAGCTCTCGTTTTTACGGATGCTCAAATCAGGGTATATTTACCAGAGTGAGCACCCTGTCAACTTCTGCACACGGTGCGAGACCGCAATTGCATTTGCTGAAGTGTCTTATGACGAACGCTCTACCCTGCTGAACTACTTTGATTTTGATGGTGTTGAGATTGCGACCACGCGCCCGGAACTACTTGCTGCCTGCGTCGCAGTCGCTGTCCACCCGGATGACGAGCGTTACCGCAACCTGGAGGGAAAAACCAAAAAAGTGCCAATCTTCGGTCATGCAGTACCTGTGATAAGGGATGAAGTCGTGGATCCTGCATTCGGGTCCGGGGCCGTGATGATCTGTACATTCGGTGATAAGCAGGACGTCCACTGGTGGAAACAGCATAACCTGCCCTTGCGCAAAGCAATCGACCGCAGGGGAACGATGACCTCTCTCGCACAGGGCTTTGAGGGCATGACTGTTGCAGAGTGCCGCAAGGCAATCCTTGCGGATATGAAAGAGAAGAAGATCTTAAGAAAACAGGAAGACCTCCCCCAGCGGGTCGGAGCGTGCTGGCGCTGCAAGACACCTATTGAGATCCTTTCAGAACGCCAGTGGTTTGTCAGGATAAAGCCCGATGAAATTCTGGCTGCAGCACACCAGATCCATTGGTATCCTGAACACATGCTGCGCAGGATGGAAAACTGGGTTGAAAAAATGGAGTGGGACTGGTGCATTTCCCGGCAGAGGATCTTCGCAACTCCCATTCCGGTCTGGTTCTGTAAAAAGTGCGGTGAAATGGAGATACCGGATGAAAAGGATCTCCCGGTAGACCCAACACTCACAAAACCCGAACACCCCTGCACAAAATGTGGCAGCAATGAGTTCCTCGCTGAAGAGGATGTTCTTGATACGTGGATGGACTCGTCGATCTCGGTGCTCAATGTCACCGGATGGGACGGCAGTCGTAAACCATCCATCTTTCCCGCCCAGATCCGCCCACAGGGACATGACATCATCAGGACGTGGGCGTTCTACACGATCCTGCGTGCTGTCGCACTCACCGGAGAACGCCCATGGGACCAGATCCTGATCAATGGCATGGTGCTCGGAGAGGACGGTTTTAAGATGAGCAAGAGCCGGGGCAACATAATCGTACCGGAGGAAATCCTTGGGAAGTATGGTGCTGACTCGCTCCGCCAGTGGGGGGCAATGGGCGCTGCCACGGGTTCAGACATCATGTTCAACTGGAACGATGTGGTTGCTGCATCCCGGTTCCAGACCAAGATGTGGAATATTGCAAGGTTCGTTTTAATCCAACTCGAAAAGGAGGGAGTTGATCAGGATGTAACGGTCACAGCACTCGCTGACCGTTGGCTCCTCACCAAGCTCTCGGATACGGTTGGAAAAGTGACCGGGGCAATGGAGCAGTACCAGTTCGATACTGCGCTCAAGGCAATCCGCGAATTTGCATGGGACATTCTTGCAGACAACTACATAGAACTTGTCAAGGGGCGCCTCTATGCCAAAAATGAATCACGGAAGAGCGCCTGCCTTGTCCTGCACACCGCATTTGATGCTCTTCTGCGGATGCTTGCCCCTTTTACCCCATACTTTGCCGAGGAGTGTTTTTCCTACCTTGACAAAGGCAGCGTGCACAAGGAGCCTTGGGTTGCCTTTACCTACGATGATGTGCAGGCCCGGACCGAAGGGGACACCCTGGTCAAAATCGTGGCCGAGGTGCGAAAGTTCAAGCATGATAACGGGCTTGCTCTCAATGCACCACTTGGAAAAGTGACGATCTATGCCCCGCACACCGTCAATGATGGTGGTGATACTGCCCGTACCCTGAACGCCGATGTCCACTGGCGTACCGATACCGCAAAACTTGACCGGGAGATCACGGATATCGAGTTTAACCGGTCTGTTGTCGGACCAATATTCCGTAAACAGGCCCAGACATTCATGAATGCCATCAGGGCATTGGATCCGGATCAACTTGAACCCCCGCCAGCAACAATTGAACTTGACGGTGCAGAAGTCAGGGTCCCGCCAGGCTCATTTACTACGAAATTTTCTTATATGGAAGAAGGGGCAAGGGTCGATGTGCTCAGCGTTGGCGGCGTGATTGTGACAATTGGAAAACCTGCCTGA
- a CDS encoding YkgJ family cysteine cluster protein, producing the protein MGTSSEIPIPYRIIALMQERNRLFEYPLDYLAGQIKAAGFRCDRCGTCCTRAVNSHIFLLENDVISVREIDPIALEPAPDPEFCDQNGMLYVSGYALRMKNDKPGSCWFLEDNMCRIYDRRFSCCRIYPHLLRRNADARGQVTWRQFARQKDHGRYLEDIPEDECVVLAREIKEYENAFLTQQISFLETIHEYFTVHRLWHDEKMYHNQMRRFLNGEPVNERVYHAGELEEHRITKSGPHPDPY; encoded by the coding sequence ATGGGTACTTCTTCTGAAATCCCAATCCCCTATCGCATTATCGCACTGATGCAGGAGCGGAACCGGCTCTTTGAGTACCCACTGGATTACCTGGCAGGTCAAATTAAAGCGGCCGGGTTCCGGTGCGACCGCTGCGGGACGTGCTGCACCCGGGCCGTCAACAGCCACATCTTCCTGCTCGAAAACGATGTGATCTCTGTGAGAGAGATCGATCCTATTGCATTGGAACCCGCCCCAGATCCTGAGTTCTGCGATCAGAACGGTATGTTGTATGTCTCGGGATATGCACTCCGGATGAAAAATGATAAACCGGGTTCCTGCTGGTTTCTTGAGGATAACATGTGCCGGATTTACGACCGGAGGTTCTCATGCTGCCGCATCTATCCGCACCTGCTCCGCCGTAACGCTGATGCCAGAGGACAGGTGACGTGGCGACAGTTCGCGAGGCAAAAGGATCACGGGAGGTATCTTGAGGATATCCCCGAAGATGAGTGTGTTGTGCTTGCCCGTGAAATAAAAGAATATGAGAACGCGTTCCTCACCCAGCAGATATCCTTTCTCGAGACTATTCATGAATATTTTACTGTGCATAGACTTTGGCATGACGAGAAAATGTATCACAATCAGATGCGGCGATTCCTGAATGGTGAGCCGGTCAACGAGAGGGTATATCATGCCGGAGAGCTGGAAGAACACCGGATTACTAAATCAGGACCCCATCCGGATCCATATTAG
- a CDS encoding mechanosensitive ion channel, which produces MMDSDILYAILTIIIGLVAAGMAYIVIQWLKKKASGTDSKLDDILLSTLGKPIVITILAGSVYIALTYFAILPETIDGFVVDQYLNAFFILIGAWIVSSFSYNLIRTYGSWIAEKTDTDLDNRLLPLLEIIAKYLIWFVAFLMVLSNFRIDITPLLAGAGIAGLALALAAQDLLSNFFGGAIITVDKPFQIGDRIRFEDYFGDIVCIGPRSTRLKTLDNQIVTIPNSKITSNIVVNFAQPDIKMKVRIPFSVAYGSDIKRVKEILLGIAREASEKTIWVLTDPAPSVYFLEFGESSLNGQLILWTNNYDNSWDVQDYVNSRIDEQFRKEDIEIPFRQLDVRIRKT; this is translated from the coding sequence ATGATGGATTCTGATATCTTATATGCAATTCTTACGATCATCATCGGTCTGGTTGCTGCAGGTATGGCCTATATCGTTATCCAGTGGCTGAAGAAAAAGGCATCCGGAACCGATTCAAAACTGGATGATATCCTGCTTTCCACACTCGGAAAACCCATAGTCATCACGATCCTTGCCGGTTCTGTGTATATTGCACTGACATATTTTGCAATCCTGCCTGAAACAATTGACGGATTTGTCGTTGACCAGTACTTGAATGCATTTTTCATCCTGATTGGGGCATGGATCGTCTCATCATTCTCGTATAACCTGATACGGACTTATGGTTCATGGATTGCAGAGAAAACAGATACTGACCTCGATAACCGGCTGCTCCCGCTTCTGGAGATCATTGCAAAGTATCTCATCTGGTTTGTTGCATTTCTCATGGTCCTGTCGAATTTCCGGATTGATATCACCCCGCTCCTTGCCGGTGCAGGGATCGCAGGACTCGCCCTTGCACTTGCCGCGCAGGATCTTCTATCCAATTTCTTTGGCGGTGCAATAATCACGGTCGATAAACCGTTCCAGATAGGGGACCGTATCAGGTTTGAAGATTATTTCGGAGACATTGTCTGTATCGGCCCGCGAAGTACCCGGTTAAAAACGCTCGACAACCAGATCGTGACGATCCCCAATTCCAAAATCACATCAAATATCGTGGTCAATTTTGCCCAACCGGATATTAAGATGAAAGTCAGGATCCCGTTCTCGGTTGCCTATGGTTCAGATATAAAGCGGGTGAAGGAGATTCTTCTTGGAATTGCCCGCGAAGCGTCAGAAAAAACCATATGGGTATTGACAGATCCTGCGCCCTCGGTATACTTCCTCGAATTCGGGGAATCGAGTCTGAACGGGCAGCTCATTCTATGGACAAACAACTATGACAACTCATGGGATGTGCAGGACTATGTCAACTCCCGGATCGATGAGCAGTTCCGCAAGGAGGATATTGAGATCCCGTTCAGGCAGCTGGATGTCCGGATACGGAAGACTTGA
- a CDS encoding KUP/HAK/KT family potassium transporter — protein MKKIIKSLGVVFGDIGTSPIYTIGAILLFILPTIENILGLLSLIVWSLIIVITVQYAWLAMYLGSKGEGGTIVLKGLLTSQLKNPHAISFVSVLTIIGVALFIGDGVITPAISILSAVEGIRLIPGCEQIWGGWILLTGICIALALFVFQRKGTERVAWAFGPIMLVWFLSLAITGIISIASAPQVLLALSPSYAAGFLMENGLGSFFVLSAVLLCVTGGEALYADMGHLGREPIVKGWYCIFPALVLSYLGQGAYVLNNPEAHTVLFSMVQGQAALLYVPFLLLSICATVIASQAMISGMFSIMYQGMMTRIIPKMKIDFTSPELRTQIYIDAVNWMLLAAVLVVMLEFKTSENLASAYGLAVAGTMTISAIMMTMIFTLRMEVTKAVISSVLVIVDLIFLLSALLKIPHGAYWSFLIAAVPLIIIVTFIRGQDHLHRMLKPESLNEFLPAYLQKYEDLPKIRGTALFFTADKHHISPYIAQVMFENEILYENNILVSVRITDQPFGTHTSYDRDLAPGLHAFTITAGYMEIVDIIGLLRSDGIEEKTIFYGMENIISERFFWKLYGLLKKVTPAFVHFYELPAEKIHGVITRVVM, from the coding sequence ATGAAGAAAATCATCAAATCCCTCGGCGTCGTTTTCGGGGATATCGGGACAAGCCCGATTTACACGATCGGGGCGATCCTTCTTTTCATCCTGCCAACCATCGAGAACATTCTCGGTCTTCTTTCCCTTATTGTCTGGTCGCTGATCATCGTGATCACAGTGCAGTACGCGTGGCTCGCTATGTATCTTGGGAGCAAGGGTGAGGGGGGCACAATCGTGCTCAAGGGGCTCCTTACTTCACAGCTTAAAAACCCGCATGCGATCTCTTTTGTCTCGGTTCTTACAATCATCGGGGTGGCCCTTTTCATTGGCGACGGTGTGATCACCCCGGCGATCAGCATCCTGTCAGCGGTAGAGGGTATCCGGCTGATCCCAGGATGTGAGCAGATCTGGGGCGGGTGGATTCTTCTTACCGGCATATGCATTGCATTGGCTCTCTTTGTCTTCCAGAGAAAGGGAACCGAACGGGTAGCATGGGCGTTCGGGCCGATCATGCTGGTCTGGTTCCTCTCCCTTGCGATAACAGGGATCATCTCGATAGCATCCGCACCGCAGGTGCTCCTTGCCCTCAGTCCATCATATGCCGCCGGCTTCCTGATGGAAAACGGCTTGGGCTCATTCTTTGTCCTTTCAGCAGTCCTCCTCTGTGTCACCGGGGGTGAAGCACTCTATGCTGATATGGGGCATCTCGGGAGGGAACCGATCGTAAAGGGATGGTACTGTATATTCCCGGCACTCGTCCTCAGTTACCTCGGGCAGGGTGCCTATGTTCTTAATAATCCGGAAGCGCACACCGTTCTTTTTTCTATGGTGCAGGGACAGGCGGCTCTTCTGTACGTCCCGTTCCTCCTGTTAAGCATCTGTGCAACCGTAATCGCCTCGCAGGCGATGATATCCGGTATGTTTTCCATCATGTACCAGGGCATGATGACCCGTATTATTCCCAAGATGAAGATCGATTTTACATCACCGGAGCTGAGAACCCAGATCTATATCGATGCCGTGAACTGGATGCTGCTTGCAGCCGTCCTTGTTGTAATGCTGGAGTTCAAAACTTCGGAAAACCTGGCATCCGCGTATGGCCTTGCCGTTGCCGGGACAATGACAATATCGGCGATTATGATGACCATGATCTTTACGTTGCGGATGGAAGTGACAAAAGCTGTAATCTCATCCGTGCTGGTCATTGTTGACCTGATCTTTTTACTATCAGCATTACTCAAGATTCCCCATGGTGCGTACTGGTCGTTTTTGATTGCGGCAGTTCCATTGATAATCATCGTGACGTTTATCCGGGGACAGGACCACCTCCATCGCATGCTGAAGCCTGAAAGCCTGAATGAATTCCTGCCGGCATACCTGCAGAAATATGAAGATCTTCCCAAGATCCGTGGGACCGCACTTTTCTTTACCGCAGACAAGCACCATATCTCGCCTTATATCGCGCAGGTGATGTTTGAAAACGAGATACTCTATGAGAATAATATCCTTGTTTCTGTAAGGATCACCGATCAACCGTTTGGTACCCATACAAGTTATGACCGCGACCTTGCGCCGGGCCTTCATGCATTCACGATCACCGCCGGCTACATGGAGATCGTTGATATCATCGGGTTGTTGCGGTCGGACGGGATCGAAGAGAAGACAATCTTTTACGGTATGGAGAACATCATTAGTGAAAGGTTCTTCTGGAAGCTGTACGGGCTCCTCAAGAAGGTCACGCCTGCGTTTGTCCACTTCTATGAGCTGCCTGCAGAAAAGATACACGGGGTGATAACAAGGGTCGTAATGTGA